Proteins encoded by one window of Anaerolineales bacterium:
- a CDS encoding DMT family transporter, which translates to MSVQSIPYIFLQALLLGTNMLFSRYSLDQFHPLNFVGLRFFLAGTLVIILYTLGGRRGRAWPKDRRLWIHAATFGILGSVVPMTAVVTSLQYQSSGVTSVLITIGPAITVLLAHFFLPEESLNRRKSLGVVLAFSGALVLALRGETGLADVTQANPIGYILVFIAMIAASGMIIYARRFMRGYDVVDVTNIQIIASAIFILPLMLLTVGLDLSRVNTGGVVALVYSSFGGTYGVVLIGYYIIDHFSATAASMTAYVIPIIVAIGGVLFLGEHITTGILGGLACIVVGLALINELNPDRHLAKSA; encoded by the coding sequence TTGAGCGTTCAATCCATTCCCTACATTTTCCTTCAGGCGCTGCTGCTCGGAACGAACATGCTGTTTTCGAGGTACAGCCTGGATCAATTCCATCCGCTCAATTTCGTCGGGCTGCGTTTCTTTTTAGCCGGGACGCTGGTGATCATTCTATACACCCTGGGAGGACGCCGAGGACGGGCCTGGCCGAAGGACAGGCGTCTCTGGATTCACGCTGCGACATTCGGCATTCTGGGATCGGTCGTACCCATGACTGCGGTTGTGACCTCGTTACAGTATCAATCGAGCGGGGTCACCTCGGTGCTGATCACCATCGGCCCGGCGATAACGGTTTTACTGGCTCATTTCTTCCTGCCCGAAGAATCATTGAACCGCAGGAAGTCGCTTGGAGTGGTTCTGGCGTTTTCAGGAGCTTTGGTTCTGGCGCTGCGCGGCGAGACCGGCCTTGCCGATGTGACGCAGGCAAATCCGATCGGTTATATCCTGGTGTTTATCGCCATGATCGCTGCCAGCGGCATGATCATATACGCCCGTCGCTTCATGCGAGGATATGACGTCGTCGACGTCACCAACATTCAAATCATCGCCTCGGCGATTTTTATATTGCCTTTGATGTTGTTAACCGTCGGGTTGGATCTCAGCCGGGTCAACACGGGCGGCGTGGTCGCGCTCGTTTATTCGTCGTTCGGCGGTACGTATGGCGTCGTACTCATCGGCTACTACATCATCGATCATTTCAGTGCCACGGCGGCATCCATGACGGCGTACGTGATCCCGATCATCGTGGCCATCGGCGGCGTACTCTTTCTGGGAGAACACATCACAACAGGGATTCTGGGCGGACTCGCTTGTATCGTAGTCGGTCTGGCGCTGATCAACGAACTTAATCCTGACAGACATCTGGCGAAAAGTGCATAA
- a CDS encoding NHL repeat-containing protein: MTVLAPDFTFGVSGSLPSEFSDPHGIALAPDGRLYIADTMNHRIQQFSPTGELIRSWGSYGDVELNNAYEGTFNKPFGVGVAPDGTVYVADTWNHRIQHFTAEGEFLEMFGSFGQSGEPTKFWGPRDVAIDSQFRIFVSDTGNKRVVVFDRQGDFITEFGSFGLDLGYLDEPVGIAVEDDGTVFVADTWNQRVQVFEELGEGFFQAVREWPIAGWYGQSLENKPYIAVGPQSVSCVTDPESARVLCFDVEGNFLTGWESSIDQGILFGNLAGITFDTDCGLWVSDSTNDQIMHFSPDVCQD; encoded by the coding sequence ATGACCGTGCTCGCACCGGATTTCACCTTCGGAGTTTCAGGTTCCCTGCCGAGTGAGTTTTCTGACCCACATGGCATCGCCCTCGCCCCGGACGGACGTCTCTACATCGCCGACACGATGAATCATCGCATCCAACAGTTCAGCCCCACAGGAGAACTGATTCGCTCCTGGGGAAGCTACGGAGACGTCGAGTTAAACAACGCCTATGAAGGAACGTTCAACAAGCCGTTCGGCGTCGGAGTGGCGCCGGATGGGACCGTCTACGTCGCCGATACCTGGAATCACCGCATCCAACACTTCACCGCAGAAGGCGAATTCCTGGAAATGTTCGGCAGCTTCGGCCAGAGCGGCGAACCGACGAAGTTCTGGGGACCGCGCGACGTCGCTATCGATTCCCAATTCCGCATATTCGTTTCCGATACGGGGAACAAACGCGTGGTAGTTTTCGACCGCCAGGGTGATTTCATCACCGAATTCGGTTCATTCGGTCTCGACCTGGGCTACCTGGATGAACCGGTGGGAATCGCCGTAGAAGATGACGGAACTGTTTTCGTTGCCGACACATGGAATCAAAGAGTGCAGGTTTTCGAGGAACTCGGCGAGGGATTCTTCCAGGCGGTGAGAGAATGGCCGATCGCAGGTTGGTACGGCCAATCGCTGGAGAATAAACCTTACATCGCCGTCGGTCCGCAATCGGTGAGCTGCGTCACGGATCCGGAAAGTGCCCGCGTGCTCTGCTTTGATGTCGAAGGGAATTTCCTGACCGGTTGGGAATCGTCGATCGATCAGGGAATCTTGTTCGGCAATCTGGCCGGCATCACCTTCGACACCGACTGCGGCCTATGGGTGTCCGACAGCACCAACGATCAAATTATGCACTTTTCGCCAGATGTCTGTCAGGATTAA
- a CDS encoding PLP-dependent aminotransferase family protein, which yields MSDPGKRQADSSTFDWESHLAARAKGINPSIIREILKLTVRPDVISFAGGLPAPELFPIKEFDEACHHILETEGEIALQYSLSEGYMPLRQFLADSMSQYMNKIEADNILIVNGSQQGLELIGKIFIDPGTKIVCSRPTYLGALQAWTSYQARYISVPLDEQGMCVDEIPALLQSGDSPRIVYVLPNFHNPAGTTLPLERRERLVEIAREYDLIIVEDDPYRELRYEGEDIAPVYHLAPERTIYLSTFSKTLAPGIRLAWTVAAKPAFSKLIEAKQAADLHTGTFVQMVANRICQSGTLRKHVKRLVEVYRNRRNVMLDALEEHWPKEASWTSPHGGLFLWAQAPASINTRDFLETAVAAKVAYVPGFAFYPYEKGGEHAMRLNFSNASEEMINEGIFRLGRAMKANISDE from the coding sequence ATGAGCGATCCGGGAAAAAGACAAGCCGATTCATCCACCTTCGATTGGGAATCACATCTCGCCGCCAGAGCCAAAGGGATCAATCCATCCATCATCCGGGAAATCCTCAAACTCACCGTGCGGCCGGATGTGATCTCGTTCGCCGGAGGTTTACCTGCGCCCGAGCTGTTCCCCATAAAGGAATTCGATGAGGCGTGCCATCATATCCTCGAGACGGAAGGCGAAATCGCTTTGCAGTACAGCCTCAGCGAGGGCTACATGCCCTTGCGGCAGTTCCTGGCCGACAGCATGTCGCAGTATATGAACAAGATCGAAGCGGATAACATCCTCATCGTCAACGGTTCACAGCAGGGACTGGAACTGATCGGTAAAATCTTCATCGATCCGGGAACCAAGATCGTCTGCAGCCGCCCGACCTATTTGGGGGCGCTGCAGGCCTGGACGTCCTATCAAGCGCGGTACATCAGCGTGCCGCTCGACGAGCAGGGCATGTGCGTCGATGAAATCCCTGCGCTCCTCCAATCGGGTGACTCTCCCCGGATCGTCTACGTGCTGCCCAATTTTCACAATCCGGCCGGGACCACGTTGCCGCTGGAGCGGCGAGAACGTCTCGTCGAGATCGCCCGGGAATACGACCTGATCATCGTGGAAGACGATCCCTACCGCGAACTGCGCTATGAGGGTGAGGACATTGCGCCGGTCTACCATCTCGCGCCGGAACGAACGATTTACCTCAGCACCTTCTCGAAGACGCTGGCGCCGGGCATTCGATTGGCTTGGACCGTTGCCGCAAAACCGGCGTTCTCAAAACTCATCGAAGCGAAACAGGCCGCCGATCTCCACACGGGAACATTCGTGCAGATGGTTGCGAACCGGATTTGCCAGAGCGGTACCCTGCGGAAACACGTCAAGCGGTTGGTCGAAGTCTACCGCAACCGCCGAAACGTGATGCTCGATGCGTTGGAGGAGCATTGGCCGAAGGAAGCGTCATGGACTTCGCCGCATGGCGGTCTGTTCCTGTGGGCGCAAGCTCCGGCATCGATCAACACGCGGGATTTCCTGGAGACCGCCGTTGCCGCGAAAGTCGCCTACGTGCCGGGTTTCGCGTTCTATCCCTACGAAAAGGGCGGGGAACACGCCATGCGCCTGAATTTCTCGAACGCTTCCGAGGAGATGATCAACGAAGGAATCTTCAGGCTGGGGCGCGCGATGAAGGCCAACATCTCGGACGAGTAG